The DNA segment AACtcatcgaagaaggactGAGAAGATATGCTGGACCATTCCAGATCCAGACCGGAACGGGCGCGAAGGTGATTGTCAGGAACTGCAACACTGAAGCCTTTGCCAAAAGTCCGGCCATGAGCGTTGCAGAAGCGCTACGGCTGGACTCATTTGCAGATTATCCAGGTTTCGAAGCGGCACGAGTCTCGGTCCACAGCTCAGTCATCCGAGATACGCTGTTGCGACGATTGACGCCAGCTCTCGATATCCTCCGACCCAATTTAGTGAAAGATGCCGTGGACTCGATCGCACACAACTTTGGAGACCACGACACATGGGCGACTGTACCGATCCAACCACTTGTCCTTGATATCGTCACGAAGATGTCGTCACGACCATTCGTTGGTGATTATCTTTGCGAGGATTCCAAGTGGCTTGGAATTCAAAAGCAGTACGCTGGACTGAGTTTTACAGCAGCGTCCGAGTTGAGAAAGTGTATTGCACTTCTGCGCCCCATCAAACATTGGTTTCTGCCATCTTGTGTTGTGTTGAGACAACTGGTACAAGACGCCCGGATCTTGGTGGCAGCAGAATTGAAGCGGAGAGGACAATCGGAGAAGGTATGTGCGTTGCTCATGCATTGTAGAGAGCTTAGACTGATCTGTGTGGAAGGAGAGCAACGATGCAATATCTTGGCTTCAACAAGAGGCTCACATCTCGAAGGTGAAAGTCGACGTCGTAGCAGCGCAGTTGCAGCTATCGATGGTGGCTATCCAGACTACTTCACATATCCTCTGCCATGTGTGTAATACGTTGGGATCACCAGAGAGCCTTGGCTTGCTGACCTATCTCCCAGGCTGTTCAGCATATATGTCAGCACAAGACCTTCATAGAGCCTCTTCGTGAGGAGATTGTTGCTGTCATCGGCGAGCATGGCTGGACCAAAGCTGGGCTGTATAATCTTAAATTGATGGACGATTTCCTGAAGGAGTCGTTGCGAATCACGCAGGGGCGGTGTACGTGCAAAACGTTCAACTTTGTAGCGTGTTTTCGGCGTGCTGACCTGAATCCCAGTGGCAATGGCTCGAGTTTGTACTTCAGAGACAGTCTTTGCAGACGGCAGTGTCGTTCCCAAGGGTGCTGGCTGTATGCTCGAAGCAAATTTTCAAGAGCCCACGCTCTATCCTCAGCCAGAGATCTTCGACCTCACCCGGTTTGCACGTCTCCGCGAGCGAGAAGGCAAGGCACAAAGTTGGCAATATGTTTCCACAAGTGTACGCGATCTTGCGTTCGGATATGGTATTCACACTTGTCCAGGTATGTCATCCAGCTGCAGTATGAAGTGAGATGCTGATCGCAACTTCAGGGAGGTTCTTCGCTGCCAATGTAGTCAAGATTGCACTTGCACATCTCTTGCTGAAGTATGACTGGAGCCCAGGAGATGACGCTGTCGGTGAGAATGGGCTAGAAACGGAGTCGATACGACTGATCGACCCGGAAATGCGCGTCAGTTTCAAGAAGGTCGCAGGCAATCATTTACCTGTTTAAGGGTATTAGCAAAGCTTCATTCGACACAGAACCGTGAATATAAGACacactagaggtatataatactgtATACACGTAGGCTGCTCTTCGAAATTGTTGCTGCGATCGCGGCAATGCAGCGCTTCCGGAGTTGCCGTGACCCACGAGCCTTCGATATGAAAATGATCGCTGCTCTGTCGCCGAAGCAGGAACACGCTTAAGAGGAGAAGACGCTATGACCAAGACTATGTCAGATTGCACCGCTAGCAACACAAATCAGGCCCTCAGATAAGAAGGGCGGCTCAACGTTGTTCTGAACGGTCAGGGAAGTGTTTAGTGTTGTGAATACGAGGTACCATAGACGATTCTTGGTACATCATGGTACATGTACCATGATTAGCCAGCGCCTCCTATCGTATAATAGGTCTGATCTTTATGTTGTTACCGCTATCATCTGGCGCCCCTTAGGGTAGGGTTTGCTATCACATGACTAGCTTTTAGGTCAGGTGATGGATCACATGATTGTACCATGCACCATAGGAGGCCATGGTACGACGTACCATGGTACATGTACCATGGTACGTACCATGTGCCACTCACAACACTAGAAGTGTTGCACGGGGCCCCCACATCTCCGCAATCGCTCTGAAAATTGTCCCGGAGCTCCGTGAACTGAGGTGGGAACGATGAAGGGCCATCCACGGCGTTGAACTCTTGGG comes from the Cercospora beticola chromosome 4, complete sequence genome and includes:
- a CDS encoding uncharacterized protein (antiSMASH:Cluster_12~SMCOG1034:cytochrome P450), which encodes MSFPELDVTALWSSLAPYRFVILSASASILLLVFANSYRKRLSSQRLPFATLEGQDPLESWFKDGNKLIEEGLRRYAGPFQIQTGTGAKVIVRNCNTEAFAKSPAMSVAEALRLDSFADYPGFEAARVSVHSSVIRDTLLRRLTPALDILRPNLVKDAVDSIAHNFGDHDTWATVPIQPLVLDIVTKMSSRPFVGDYLCEDSKWLGIQKQYAGLSFTAASELRKCIALLRPIKHWFLPSCVVLRQLVQDARILVAAELKRRGQSEKESNDAISWLQQEAHISKVKVDVVAAQLQLSMVAIQTTSHILCHAVQHICQHKTFIEPLREEIVAVIGEHGWTKAGLYNLKLMDDFLKESLRITQGRLAMARVCTSETVFADGSVVPKGAGCMLEANFQEPTLYPQPEIFDLTRFARLREREGKAQSWQYVSTSVRDLAFGYGIHTCPGRFFAANVVKIALAHLLLKYDWSPGDDAVGENGLETESIRLIDPEMRVSFKKVAGNHLPV